The Chryseobacterium sp. JV274 sequence TGGGCAAATGTTTTGAAATTGCTTTCAATACTATAGACAGTGCTTCTTTGGGCTCTCCTGCTGAAGAAAGGGACAGCGCTAAAAAAGAGTCTACAGCATCATTCAGTTCATCAGAATAATTAGCTTTTTCTTCCCTTAAAATATGAATACTTTCTTCTAGTTTTCCATTATTTCTTAAAGTACTTGCCAGCTGGATTCTTGCTCTTCTTCTTCGTAAACCGTCGAGCCCTTTATCTAATGCAGATCTGTATAAAGGTTCCGCTTCTTTTTCATGTCCGGTGGAGTCAAAAGCGCAGGCTCTTTCAAAATCAGCAATAGCCTGGAAATCTGTTAGTAATTCTACATGATTTTTAATTTGGAGAATAAACTCTTCACTGCTTATTGTTCCAAGTTTTAGCCATATACTTTTTAATTGGGTTTCCCAGTTTTCATCCATTGGATAGATTTTAAACAAAGATATAAAATATTGAAAGTAGAGCATTACTTAATCATTCTTATAATTTTCAAAATTATTGTCAGATTATGAATCCAAAAACGGAATTAAATATTTATTTTTGCTGAACTTAACAAAGATTAAAAAATTATTAAAATATGGCATCAGGCTTTTTTGCAATTTTAGATGATATTGCAGCATTGATGGATGATGTAGCAGTTACCAGTAAGATTGCTACCCAAAAGACAGCAGGGATTTT is a genomic window containing:
- a CDS encoding tetratricopeptide repeat protein; the protein is MDENWETQLKSIWLKLGTISSEEFILQIKNHVELLTDFQAIADFERACAFDSTGHEKEAEPLYRSALDKGLDGLRRRRARIQLASTLRNNGKLEESIHILREEKANYSDELNDAVDSFLALSLSSAGEPKEALSIVLKAISKHLPRYNNSLSRYAENL